GAGCAGCTCGCGCCGCAGCAACGCGCCGTATCAGGCGCTCGATCAGCTTCCGTGAAGGCGACCAAGCCTTTGTCGGCGGCTAAGGCCGAGCAGCTCGCGCCGCAGCAACGCGCCGCATCAAGCGCTCGATCAGCTTCCGTGAAGGCGACCAAGCCTTTGTCGGCGGCTAAGGCCGAGCACCTCGCGCCGCAGCAACGCGCCGCATCAGGCGCTCGATCGGTCTCCGTGAAGGCGACCAAGCCTTCATCGGCGGGCCAGACCGAGCAGCTCGCGCCGCACCATCGTGCAACCGGTAAACCAGAATCTCGCCCACTGCCATCAGCCATTGAACAGGTCCCGGCAAATACTCATCCCTCGAATGGGAACGTAAGCCGGAGTGACCCGAGCAAGGCTGCTCTAGCCAACAATGGTGCCGTGTCCAGTCCGAATGGACGTGGCCCGTCAAGCGCGAAACAGGCCCAACGGGCCGTTAGAGCGCACCGCATTGCTGGCAACGAGGCAGCGAGCACCGAGCGCATACAGATCCAGCTGAGGCTGGACGGAACCCCAAGCCCCTCGAATCGCGTGGAGTCGCAGGCGTCACAGCCGGGCTCGGGACGCATCGATGGCCCACGACCGGCCGCAAAACGGCAGACCCGTTCCCGGGTAAGCTCTGTGCGGACCGCAGGCACAGCTCACGCTGGCGCCTCGAAGGCGATCGATCATGGGGGCAGCGAAATCGGTTCCACGAATAGCCTCACCACGCAAGACGGGTTGCGGCCAATTACCGCCCTTGGGGAGGGAAAGGGTCGCGGCTTCGTCAAACCCGAATCGGTTGGGGTTCTAAGCAGTGATGCGTCCAGGGGAGATGCATCCCCGGCACCACTGCAGCCATCCTTGCCAGCACCTGTTCCGGCTACGGTGTCTGCCGGTCTGGCCTCTCTGGTCCGGCTGACGACACTTCACTACAGCCGCTTTATCGCCGGCGATCAGCGTAGCGACGTATTCGCATTCGATGGCGGCTCGCTGGGCAAGGTGCAACTCACTTTCCAGGAAAATCAAGCCGGAACCACTCTGAGTATCGTGGTCGATTCGTCCGAGGTGCGTCAAATGCTCCAGCGGGCGCTTCTCAACCTCGAGCAGCAGTGGTCCCAGCATGGCTTGAACTTCTCCGATGTGAATGTGACGGTTGGCAATGGCGACCATGGAAAAAGTTACCCCAGTGGGGAGCATTCCACGGAATCCTCGACCGATGCTTCAGAAACGATCGACGAGGTCAGCTCAGATGACCTCGAATCAAACCGCGTCAAAGACTACGGTTACAATACCGTGGAATTTGTCGCCTAACCAAGGAGTGTTTCCATGGTAGAAGCCACACCGCTCACAGGTGGCAACCTGGCCGCACCCGATGGGCAGCAGATCCCCAACAGAGCGACCATCAGCCAAGATGAGTTCCTGACACTGTTGATTGCGGAGCTGACGAACCAGGATCCCCTGGAGCCCATCAAGGGTCAGGAAATGGCCGCCCAGCTGGCTCAGTTCGGCAGCCTGGAACGTCTGTACAGTATCGATCAGCAACTCGGCGAAAACCTCAAACTCGACCTGTTGATGACCCAGGCGGTCAACAACACGATGGCTGCCAGCCTCATAGGTCGCGAGGTGGAAGCTGTCGGCGACAGTATCATGTTGACCGGCGGCGAGGCGAAATTGCGCTTCAGGCTATCAGATTCTGCCGCGGAGGTGACTCTTACCCTCCACGACGAGTCCGGCCAGATTGTACGTTCGATTCAGCGCACCGATCTGGAGGCCGGCGAACATGACGTCGTGTGGAATGGAACTGATGCTGACGGTCAGTTGCTGTCCGACGGAATCTACCGCCTGTCTATCTCCGCAAAAGATGCCGACGGCATTGTGGTGAATACCATCACAACCACTGGCGGCGTCATCACCGGTATCAGCTATGAGACCGGCACCGCGGTTCTGATGGTGGGCGATATTGCGATCCCCATGGGCAGCGTAATCTCAATCCGAATAGCGGAGGGGGGATAGACATGCGACCCGAGGAATTAGCACTTCGCACACGACTACAACCGCTCAAACCGCCGCAGACGGCAGCCGGGCCACCCGCCAAGGGTGCCACAGCGGTGCGGAAGGGGTCCCCTTTCTCCGAGGTACTGGCAGACAAGCTAGCGACCAGGAGCGAGACAACCGGAGCAGCCCAAAGCAGTTCCGGCGTGGCCTTTTCTGCCCATGCCCGTGCGCGGCTGAAGGAGCGAAATGTGGAACTCTCACCTCTCAGTCTCCAGCGCCTCAATAACGGGGTGCGGCTGGCCGAGAGTAAAGGCAGTGAGAATACCTTGGTCCTGATGGACGACACCGCCTTTATCGTGAGTGTGAGGAATAGAAAGGTGATCACGGCGATCACCAAGGACGCTGCTGTCGACAATGTGTTTACCAAAATCGACAGCGCGACCATCGTATGAAATAGATACGGCAAGGCTGGCCCCTCGTCGTCCGCCCCTCATAATCGGGCTGACAGTCAGGGAAGCCTTGGTCCCGCCGAACGACTGACGCGGGACCCTAGCCATAACCTGAGACTAGAAGGGGATTTCACAATGCTGAAATCACTTACATCAGCAGTATCGGGGTTGAAAAACTTCACGACCATGTTGGACGTGCTGGGAAACAACCTCGCTAATGTTAGAACACTTGGCTTCAAGGGAAGCCGGGTGACATTTTCCGAAACCCAGTCACTGTCGCTGGCGGGAGCATCCCGGGGCGTCGGTGGCGGATTTGGCAACCAGAAGCAACTCGGTCTGGGCATGATTGTCAGTTCCACCGACCTTGATTTTACGCAAGGCAGCCTGGAGTTTACTGGCACACCCACGGACCTAGCCATCCAGGGGAACTCGTTTTTCGTTCTGAGTGATGGCCAGTCGAACCGTTATACCCGGGCAGGGAACTTCTTTTTCAACAGCCTGGGAACCCTGGTGAATCCAAATGGATTGGCTGTTATGGGGTGGCGTGCCGACGCCAGCGGAGAGATCAACACATCCGCCCCGTTGACCGAAGTGCTCCTGGACAAGAATCTGCGGTCGCCCGCAGCTGAAACGGCAACCGTTTTCTTGTCCGGTAACTTCGACGCGACCCTGATCCCCAAGGCGAACACCTTGCTTTCGGCAAGTACGCTGACGAAAGATGCCGGGGAGACGCTGGCAGTCGGTGGCGATGATCTGAACGATCTGGATCAAACCGCTGTGGGGCTGGTAAGCGGTGATGTCATCAATATCGTGGCCACGAAACCGAATGGAGACACTGTCTCCGCGACCTTCACCTACACGGGCGCTTCTGGCGGCAAATCGATTGATGATCTGCTTGCAGTCATCAATATCGCCTTTGGCGGAGATGCGGTGGGTGCAGGCGGTGACGCGGTAGCGCGCCTCGTGGACGGCAAGATCGAGTTCGAAGACGTGCTCAATAACGATGGCACGTTGTTCGGCACGTCCCTGGAGGCGTCCGAAACCAGCACAGCGCTGAAGCTCGACCCCGATGATGCCAATACGGGCACCATCAGGGTGCCGGCCTTCGAGGTCAGCCAAGCAGGCTTCACAGGCACAGTCAGCACGTCCACGGTGGTCTTCGATAGTTTGGGCGGCAGCCATAACGTGGTTGTCAGTTTCACCAAGACCGATGAGCCCGGCGAATGGCGCTGGGTGGCTGAGCTCGCCGATGGTGGCGAGGCTAAGATTGCCGACGGCACCGATGCCGGTACCATCCAGTTCAACGAGGCGGGTGAGGTCATCGACTTCGACGTCACGGGCCCAGCGGAAGGGATCACGATCGTCCCCGACCCCGCCGCCGGAGCAGCTCAGTTCACGGTGGAAATCAACGTTGC
This DNA window, taken from Candidatus Neomarinimicrobiota bacterium, encodes the following:
- a CDS encoding flagellar hook-length control protein FliK, which translates into the protein MSAGLASLVRLTTLHYSRFIAGDQRSDVFAFDGGSLGKVQLTFQENQAGTTLSIVVDSSEVRQMLQRALLNLEQQWSQHGLNFSDVNVTVGNGDHGKSYPSGEHSTESSTDASETIDEVSSDDLESNRVKDYGYNTVEFVA
- a CDS encoding flagellar protein codes for the protein MRPEELALRTRLQPLKPPQTAAGPPAKGATAVRKGSPFSEVLADKLATRSETTGAAQSSSGVAFSAHARARLKERNVELSPLSLQRLNNGVRLAESKGSENTLVLMDDTAFIVSVRNRKVITAITKDAAVDNVFTKIDSATIV
- a CDS encoding flagellar hook-basal body complex protein; its protein translation is MLKSLTSAVSGLKNFTTMLDVLGNNLANVRTLGFKGSRVTFSETQSLSLAGASRGVGGGFGNQKQLGLGMIVSSTDLDFTQGSLEFTGTPTDLAIQGNSFFVLSDGQSNRYTRAGNFFFNSLGTLVNPNGLAVMGWRADASGEINTSAPLTEVLLDKNLRSPAAETATVFLSGNFDATLIPKANTLLSASTLTKDAGETLAVGGDDLNDLDQTAVGLVSGDVINIVATKPNGDTVSATFTYTGASGGKSIDDLLAVINIAFGGDAVGAGGDAVARLVDGKIEFEDVLNNDGTLFGTSLEASETSTALKLDPDDANTGTIRVPAFEVSQAGFTGTVSTSTVVFDSLGGSHNVVVSFTKTDEPGEWRWVAELADGGEAKIADGTDAGTIQFNEAGEVIDFDVTGPAEGITIVPDPAAGAAQFTVEINVAGGSGFAGVTQFASDSTLIVRDQDGRPSGTLLRFDIDTQGIITGIFSNEENVALAQIALAEFPNPPGLLRGGSGLFEAAAGSGIPVIGAAGEQFSSSVISGSVEQSNVDLVRQFTDMITTQRAFQANARVVTTADQILEETLRLKR